From Cupriavidus oxalaticus:
CTGGTGTTCTTCGGCATCGCGCTGGTCACCTTTACCGCGCTCGTCGCCATCCTGTTCTGGAACAGCTACGGCTGGCAGGCGCTGGGCGTGCTGGTGGTCGTCTACCTGCTGCTGTGCGCCGGCTGCCTGGCGTACGCGCGCAACCTGGTGCGCAACGCCCCGCCGATGTTCGAGGCCACGCTCGCCGAAATCGACAAAGACCGGGAGATCCTGCGCCGATGACCACCCTGGAA
This genomic window contains:
- a CDS encoding phage holin family protein, with the translated sequence MSEPTPSPKLLESVRNLLNSVVAMVQTRLELASVEFAEERTRLMKVALLACFGLVFFGIALVTFTALVAILFWNSYGWQALGVLVVVYLLLCAGCLAYARNLVRNAPPMFEATLAEIDKDREILRR